A single region of the Lycium barbarum isolate Lr01 chromosome 2, ASM1917538v2, whole genome shotgun sequence genome encodes:
- the LOC132627559 gene encoding cytochrome c oxidase subunit 6b-1-like gives MAEVAASNVPSLSEQYLLKELEEKSTVAASPVEEAEVKAPSTAPTEEVISKTEENTVVESSEVAPAPEESSEAAAEASPAVEPATDESSESTEDETSENQESAVEETPEIKLETAPADFRFPTTNQTRHCFTRYVEYHRCTAAKGEGAPECDKFAKYYRSLCPGEWIDRWNEQRENGTFPGPL, from the exons ATGGCCGAAGTTGCAGCCTCAAATGTTCCATCCTTATCTGAG CAATATTTACTGAAAGAGCTTGAAGAGAAATCCACAGTGGCAGCAAGTCCAGTGGAAGAAGCTGAGGTTAAGGCCCCCTCAACTGCTCCAACTGAAGAAGTTATTTCCAAGACTGAGGAAAATACAGTGGTTGAGAGCAGCGAAGTTGCCCCTGCACCAGAGGAAAGCAGTGAAGCTGCAGCTGAAGCTTCTCCAGCTGTGGAGCCTGCCACTGATGAAAGCAGTGAAAGTACTGAAGATGAGACCTCAGAAAATCAGGAATCTGCTGTTGAAGAAACCCCTGAGATCAAG CTTGAGACAGCACCTGCTGACTTCCGTTTCCCTACTACAAACCAGACGAGGCACTGCTTTACAAGATATGTTGAATACCATCG GTGCACAGCAGCAAAGGGTGAAGGTGCGCCCGAGTGTGACAAGTTTGCCAAGTACTACCGTTCTCTTTGCCCTGGTGAATGG